One window from the genome of Alkalihalobacillus sp. LMS6 encodes:
- a CDS encoding sodium:alanine symporter family protein — MSIKDILESISDILWGPPSLILLFGTGLFLTIALKGLQFRRLGHAFKLGFGKEDKSDSAAEGDISHFKTLMTTLSATIGIGNIAGVATAVTLGGPGAIFWMWIVGLLGMATKYAEALLAVKFRVKNDRGEYSSGPMYYIEKGLGKKFKFLAIGFALFGAIAALGIGNSVQSNTIADVASTSFGVPGWVTGVILVILVSFIIFGGIQRISTVASFFVPIMAILYMGGAILILILNYNLIIPAFEMIFYYAFNPVAAVGGFVGIVVAEAIRNGVARGIFSNEAGLGTAALIAGSARADHPVKQALVAMTGTFIVTIIVCTMTGLVLLITGFWDQTGGLISGVPHDASLEAGALTTAAFGSVLGVVGEYIVSLSVVFFGFSTIVGWYVYGEKCFEYLVGTKGITAYRLTYVGACFIGTIANLATVWAFADVANALMMIPNLIALLLLWKVVVAETNDYFENFYQKGKY, encoded by the coding sequence ATGAGTATAAAAGATATACTCGAGAGTATCAGCGATATTTTATGGGGGCCACCCAGTCTAATATTATTATTTGGAACCGGTTTATTTTTAACGATAGCCTTAAAGGGGTTACAATTCCGTCGTCTCGGTCATGCCTTCAAATTAGGTTTCGGGAAGGAAGATAAGTCAGACTCCGCTGCTGAAGGCGATATTAGTCATTTTAAAACATTAATGACAACGTTATCAGCTACAATTGGAATCGGTAACATTGCCGGCGTCGCAACAGCGGTTACCCTCGGTGGACCTGGTGCGATCTTTTGGATGTGGATTGTTGGTTTATTAGGAATGGCAACAAAATATGCTGAGGCATTACTTGCAGTAAAATTCCGGGTCAAAAATGATCGCGGTGAATATTCAAGTGGACCAATGTATTATATTGAAAAAGGATTAGGAAAGAAATTTAAGTTCTTAGCGATTGGGTTTGCTTTATTTGGTGCGATCGCTGCGTTAGGAATTGGAAATAGTGTGCAATCAAACACCATTGCCGACGTTGCATCAACTAGTTTTGGTGTTCCAGGTTGGGTAACAGGTGTTATCTTAGTAATACTTGTAAGTTTTATTATCTTTGGAGGTATCCAACGCATTAGTACCGTTGCAAGTTTCTTTGTGCCAATTATGGCGATCTTGTATATGGGCGGCGCGATTTTAATTTTAATTTTAAACTACAACTTAATTATTCCTGCATTTGAAATGATTTTCTATTATGCGTTTAATCCAGTCGCTGCTGTCGGTGGCTTTGTCGGAATCGTTGTTGCTGAAGCGATCCGTAATGGAGTAGCACGCGGAATCTTCTCAAACGAAGCAGGTCTTGGTACGGCAGCACTGATTGCTGGAAGTGCACGTGCGGATCACCCCGTTAAACAAGCGCTCGTTGCCATGACTGGAACGTTCATTGTCACAATTATTGTGTGTACAATGACAGGGCTCGTCTTACTTATTACAGGCTTCTGGGATCAAACAGGTGGATTGATTTCTGGAGTGCCACACGATGCATCGTTAGAAGCAGGAGCTTTAACAACCGCAGCATTTGGTTCGGTTCTTGGTGTTGTTGGTGAATATATCGTTTCTTTATCTGTTGTATTTTTCGGTTTCTCGACTATTGTTGGTTGGTATGTATATGGGGAAAAATGTTTTGAGTACCTTGTCGGAACAAAAGGAATTACGGCGTATCGACTCACATATGTTGGTGCGTGTTTTATCGGTACAATTGCTAACCTTGCGACGGTATGGGCATTTGCGGACGTAGCCAATGCATTAATGATGATTCCAAACTTAATTGCATTGTTGCTACTTTGGAAAGTTGTTGTAGCAGAAACAAACGATTATTTCGAGAACTTCTATCAAAAAGGAAAATATTAA
- the rlmD gene encoding 23S rRNA (uracil(1939)-C(5))-methyltransferase RlmD, with protein sequence MKQQAPVQKNETLTVTIEDLTHDGSGVAKVDGYALFIPQALPGEKAEIKVVKTKKGYGFGRLMNLVKESPHRVEPPCPIFHQCGGCQIQHMDYDAQLHMKQKQVKDVMERIGKLPDVPVHAVVGMDEPWRYRNKSQVPVAFQRGELVAGFYAKRSHHIVDMDECIIQHKENDHVVQTVKRLAKELRIPAYNEEKHNGVLRHIVARYGKTTGQVMVVLVTKGKKIPGKEALIASIQEAIPGVVSIVQNINNERTNVIFGKQTDILWGETYLYDEINGIRFAISARSFYQVNPDQTNCLYQKALDYADLTGDETVIDAYCGIGTISLFLAQKAKHVYGVEIVPEAITDAKRNAKLNHIDNATFAVGEAEKVIPWWHAQGISADVIVVDPPRKGCDEALLKTMLQMKPSRIVYVSCNPATLARDLRVLEDGDYRTKEVTPVDMFPQTNHVECVAVLELND encoded by the coding sequence ATGAAACAACAAGCACCTGTGCAAAAAAATGAAACCCTTACTGTTACGATTGAAGATTTAACTCACGATGGTTCAGGCGTTGCCAAAGTGGATGGCTATGCCTTATTTATCCCTCAAGCCCTTCCAGGTGAAAAGGCAGAAATAAAAGTCGTAAAAACGAAAAAAGGTTACGGATTTGGACGTTTAATGAATCTTGTTAAAGAGAGCCCACATCGTGTGGAACCGCCATGCCCGATTTTTCACCAATGTGGAGGATGCCAAATTCAACATATGGATTATGACGCACAGCTTCATATGAAGCAAAAACAAGTGAAAGATGTGATGGAGCGAATCGGGAAGCTACCGGATGTCCCTGTTCATGCCGTTGTTGGGATGGACGAACCATGGCGCTACCGCAACAAGTCGCAAGTACCAGTCGCGTTTCAACGGGGTGAGCTCGTCGCAGGTTTTTATGCAAAACGAAGCCATCACATTGTCGATATGGATGAATGCATCATCCAGCACAAAGAGAATGACCATGTTGTGCAAACTGTTAAGCGATTAGCGAAAGAGCTACGAATCCCAGCGTATAATGAAGAAAAACATAACGGCGTTCTCCGACATATTGTTGCTCGTTACGGAAAAACCACAGGTCAAGTAATGGTTGTCCTCGTCACAAAAGGGAAAAAAATACCGGGGAAAGAAGCGCTCATTGCTAGTATTCAAGAAGCAATCCCTGGGGTTGTGTCGATTGTCCAAAACATTAATAATGAACGAACAAACGTGATTTTTGGGAAGCAAACAGATATCTTGTGGGGAGAAACGTACTTATACGATGAAATTAACGGCATTCGATTTGCCATTTCAGCGCGATCGTTTTATCAAGTGAACCCTGATCAAACCAATTGTCTTTATCAAAAAGCGCTAGATTATGCGGATCTAACAGGGGATGAGACTGTTATTGATGCATACTGTGGAATTGGGACTATTTCTCTTTTTCTTGCGCAAAAAGCGAAGCATGTATACGGTGTGGAAATTGTCCCAGAAGCGATTACGGACGCAAAACGAAATGCAAAACTGAATCACATCGACAACGCAACGTTTGCCGTTGGAGAAGCTGAAAAAGTCATTCCATGGTGGCACGCGCAGGGAATTTCGGCTGACGTCATTGTCGTTGATCCACCAAGAAAAGGGTGCGATGAAGCACTTCTGAAAACGATGCTGCAAATGAAGCCAAGCCGAATTGTGTACGTCTCTTGTAACCCGGCTACCCTTGCTCGAGACTTGCGTGTTTTAGAGGATGGCGATTACCGCACAAAAGAAGTAACGCCTGTAGATATGTTTCCACAAACAAATCATGTGGAATGTGTGGCGGTTTTAGAATTGAATGACTAA
- a CDS encoding CdaR family transcriptional regulator, with protein sequence MSNEIYKLFNQSFDSLEAFADTISEHLKCPVTIEDANHHLLAYSSHDDETDQARVSTIIGRRVPERVINRFWKDGVIPKLNHSDEPLVIPTIDEIGLRNRVAISIRKNEEVLGYIWVVDVNGTLTTEHLDLLKLAAQKARNQLLQLNLQNKKKERNEQEFLWQMITGDVVDHDSIEKELIRIGLKKGQPVAILVFSFKQMSKELYNQLTYISKTTQKMKILIHTLDENHWITLVAPKNSTTFIEETEQFIQSFREQIKERFETKVEAVGCGYPKETFPIINESYNEANAVLRLKKLFPRELEKVHFYHELGAFRYIDLLKRTPELQKLTSNPALEKLAAYDQENQTNLMETLETVLDYEDRLTEAAKKLHCHINTLNYRLKRIKEITMIDIKDPVQKIGLYFDIKLFRQSI encoded by the coding sequence ATGTCTAATGAAATATACAAGCTTTTTAATCAGTCATTCGACTCTTTAGAAGCTTTTGCCGATACGATTAGCGAACATCTTAAATGCCCTGTTACGATTGAAGACGCCAATCATCATCTTCTTGCCTACAGTTCTCACGATGATGAAACCGATCAAGCACGTGTTTCGACCATTATTGGGCGTCGTGTACCAGAGCGTGTGATTAACCGATTTTGGAAAGACGGGGTTATTCCAAAATTAAATCACAGCGACGAGCCACTAGTCATTCCAACGATTGATGAAATTGGCTTACGTAATCGAGTTGCGATTTCAATAAGAAAAAATGAAGAAGTGCTCGGTTACATTTGGGTTGTGGATGTAAACGGAACGCTAACCACTGAACACTTAGATCTTTTGAAATTAGCAGCACAAAAAGCGCGCAATCAGCTCTTGCAACTCAATCTGCAAAACAAGAAAAAAGAACGCAACGAACAAGAATTTCTGTGGCAAATGATTACAGGCGATGTCGTTGATCACGATTCTATTGAAAAAGAACTAATTCGAATCGGGCTAAAAAAGGGCCAACCTGTTGCCATCCTTGTCTTTTCTTTTAAACAAATGTCTAAAGAACTTTATAATCAACTCACATACATCTCAAAAACAACGCAAAAGATGAAAATCCTTATTCACACACTGGATGAAAATCATTGGATTACGTTAGTAGCACCTAAAAATAGTACCACTTTTATTGAGGAAACTGAACAATTTATTCAATCTTTTCGTGAGCAGATTAAAGAGCGGTTTGAAACGAAGGTTGAAGCGGTTGGCTGTGGCTACCCAAAAGAAACGTTTCCTATTATAAATGAAAGCTATAATGAAGCGAATGCAGTGCTTCGACTGAAGAAATTATTTCCGCGTGAATTGGAAAAAGTTCACTTCTATCACGAACTAGGAGCTTTTCGCTATATTGATTTATTAAAGCGCACACCTGAACTACAGAAGCTCACTTCTAACCCAGCCTTGGAAAAACTGGCTGCTTATGATCAGGAAAACCAAACCAATTTAATGGAGACACTGGAAACGGTGCTTGATTATGAAGATCGTCTAACCGAAGCCGCTAAAAAGCTTCATTGTCATATTAATACATTGAACTACCGCTTAAAACGGATTAAAGAAATCACAATGATTGACATTAAAGATCCTGTTCAAAAAATTGGCCTTTATTTCGACATTAAACTTTTTAGACAGTCGATATAA